The Alistipes megaguti sequence GGAAGTCGAGGCGATGAGGCAATGCTTATGGCTGTGATGCAGCAATATCGATTGATAGATCCTCAAATTCCTGTTATTATAGTGGTAAATGATGAGGCTGGTTGTGAGTATGTTAGAAGTTTACCAATTGAGAACATAGCAGCATTGCCAGTTTGGAACGGTTCCTACCCATTGTCGCGTATTTATCATGAGGTATTAGCCCAGAAACCATCACATGTGGTTTTATTGGGTGCGGATTGTATGGATGGACATTATTCTCCTCTACTGAGTTTGACATTATTGAATTTACATGATCTGTTTTCTCGTACACCTGGTATAGAAAGTCGATTGTTGGGATTTAGCTTTAATGACAAACCATACCGTCCTTTATGTTTTGCTTTTGATCATATTGCCGATACTACAATTATAAATTTGAGAGATCCTGTCTCGTATGATCGATTCTGTCGCAAAGTTTCAATTCATGCCGGACTTGTAGCAGATGCGGCATTCATGCTTCAGCCTGATTCCCGTTTTGAGGGCTTTAAAAGGCTTGAGTCCTGGATCAGGGTGCGTCGAGAGATAGGCAAGCGGATTGTAATAGGTTTCAACTTTCATCCAATGCTTCGAAATTATACAGGAGTAGAGGAAATAAAGTCAGATGCCTTTGTTCTTGCCCATAATCTTGAAAGAATCTTACAAGAGAGGCCGGATGTCGATTTTGTTTTGATTCCGCATGATAATCGAAGCCGGCTAACCGATAACTTAATGCTGGAAGTTATATATTCGTATTTGTGCCAGAAGCAGTGGCAGGATCGTCTATATTATGATGCTGAAGTATACCGTGCCCCTCAGCTGAAAGCAATTTGTTCTCTTATCGATGGTCTGATAAGCAGTCGAATGCATCTGGCGATTGCGGCTCTTGGACAAGGGAAAAGTGTTATGGCGGCATCTTATCAGGGGAAATTCGAAGGCTTGTTTCAGCATTTTAAATTGCCCGAGACCTATCTTTTAAATCCGGATGCATTTATTTCTGATGCAATGATTTTTGTATTTTATAATTATCTGAACTATTTGGAGGAATTAACAAATCAGGTAAAAAAGATGTTACCTTCTGTAGTGCGATTGTCTCAGAAAAACCTATTATGAAAAAGATTCTCGTTGCGGCAGACGTTGCGACACATCCATGTGTCGGCGGGAATATTCAATGTATCATGCAATATATTGATAATCTCCGAACTTTGGGTTTTGATATCTACTACCTTTTAATAGGAACACAAGGACTGTCGGCAGATGCGATTCGGTCGACTCTTGAATATTGGGGAGATCACGGTTTTTATTACCCTGTTCCGGGTTGGCAAAATTTCCTACAAAGAGTATATAAGCGAATAACGCATCAGGCATATCCAGATAATATTGATTTTTATTATCCCATAGGATTAAATTCTTTTGTTAATCACTTAAATCTGGTATATGGTTTTAAAGGGCTTATTGTTAATTATATCTGGGAATCAAGGCTTGCATATTGTGATATTCCGGTAAAAGCTATATATACACATGATGTATTTGCATATCGAGATGAAAGAATGGATGCAGGACACAATTGGCATCACCATTCTGTCGCCGAGGAGGCGAAAGGAGTGCGGAGATTCCCTTATATTTTTGCGATTCAAGATGTTGAGCGAGACTATTTCCGATATTTGGCACCGAAGAGTGATGTCCGATCAGTCTACTCGAGTTTTAAGTTTGTAGAACAGCCTGTTACGGGATCTAAAAACATTCTTTTCTTTTCGGGTGGTGGTGATCTGAATATCGAGGCTATTCGACGTTTTATAAGAGATGTTTATCCATTGCTTTTAGAGCAGGATGCGGGTATTCATCTTCTTATTGGTGGAAATATCTGCTCATACCTCAATCCTGACGAGTTACCTCGTAACGTTGAATTAAAAGGCCGATATGATGATCCAGACAATTTTTACATTCAGGGTGATATCTGTATAAATCCTGTATTTGAGGGGTCTGGGCTTAAGATAAAGACTTTTGAGGCTTTGGCACATGGTAAAGTGACGATTGTCGATCCTCATAGTTCTATTGGAATATATCGTTCGGAAGAGTCTCCTCTAATTATTGCCCGGACGGCAGATGAATATATTTCAGCAATCAAAATGTATATGGGAAATAGGTTGACCTTGGAGGAAAAGCGTCAGCAATGCAAAGAATATATTGATTCGTTAAACGATTATATCCTAGAGCAGTATCGATCTGTATTTGCAAATTGATATTGTAAATAATTTTGTACTTAAAACGATGAAACCAAAGTTATTGGTTGTTTCTCTACATTTATCAGGAGGATGTTTCCAATATTCGAATGAATTAATAGCTCGTCTTAACTTAGATAAAGAGGTTTATATTCCTAGCAAGTGTCTTGAGCCAATAAACCTTAAGCATTATAAGACGTTGCGTTTTTATGGTTATAATATCTTGTTGAGGTGGCTCTCTCTTTTTTCCTTTCTGGTTCGAATGTATATAGGAGCTAAGTTGGGGCGCTATCATGCATTATTACTATGCGGTTTTACCAGTTGGGATTATTATATTATGAAGGTTTGGGCAAAGACAGGTAAGACTTCATTTTATATTGTACATGATGGCAAACTCCATTTAGGAGAGGCTAGTGAGAAGAATCAAAGACAGCTGACTGATATCATGAGTCATGCAACCTCCTTGATTTTCTTAAGCCATTATGTCCATCAATTGGTCGTCAATAATTATGGTATAGATAAACCCTTTTATATAGCGCCACACGGATTGATTGATTATGGACCATTACCGCATGTTGATAAAAAACAGTTGAGGCCAATTTTGCTTTTTATTGGAAGAGTCTCAAAATATAAAGGAGTTGATCTTTTACTTGAGGCGATTAAGAGAGTTCCAGATAGTCTGTATGATAGACTGATTATTGCAGGGAAATGGGAATATAAAAATACGATTGATTACGATTCAAAGAAAGTAGAGATCATTGATAAATGGCTTTCTAACGAGGAAATTCTGCAATACATTGCTGCTTCTGATATTATGATTTTCCCATATCTTGAAGCAACTCAATCTGGAGTGGCTACACTTGCCATTAATTATTTGCGCCCGTCGATCGTAACTGATGTTGGAGCATTTAAGGAGCAGTTTAATGACCAATCGGCAGTTTTTGTACGGCCTGATTCTGGAGATTTGTCAAAAGCAATAATTGATTTGCTTCAGCATTTGGAACGATTGAATTCGATGAAACGTGCTTTACAGCAGCAGAAAAAGGAATATTCGTGGAAACAGATTGTAGATAATTTATCGGGCTATCTTGAACAAAACTTGTAATTATGAGTTTAATCATTAGTGATCAAATTAAAAAACGACAAAGTAATATAGAATTATTACGAGGGTTAAGCATGTTATTTATTTTAATTGTTCATAGCAATTATATGGGAATAACAGCCTTATATAATAGACCTTACGACATTGAAAGTTTTACTCGTTTTTTGATAGAAGCAATCGGAATTGTAGGTGTTAATTGTTTTATTTTAATTTCTGGATATTTTGGAATACAATTAAGAGTGAAGAAATTCATAAGTTTAATCTTCCAAATTTATTTTTTCTCTATTTTATCTCTTGTCATATATTTATTATGTAATGGATTTGAAAATATACATTCTTCAATTTATATCAAGAGTTTATTTCCTGTTACCAACTATATTTGGTTTGTACCGTGTTATTTTCTTTTAATGTTGTTTAGCCCAATTGTAAATACGTGGTTGCAAAATACTCCTCCCCGGAAAATTTTGTTATTAGCAGGCCTTATATATGTCGTTTCATATTATTGGGAAGTTGTATGGAAACAGAGTTTTAGTTTCGGAGGATATAGTTGGGGGTTTTTTATATTGTTGTATATTGCGGGGCACCTTATTCGGAGGTATTGTACCTCCCATAGCATTAGTATAAAGATTTGTTTGCTAGGCTACTTGGGATGCGTCCTATTATTGATGGGTATTAGTTAGTCGCCCCTTAAAAATAGTTTTATTTATTGGTATTCAGTAATTTAATTTATAGAAGTCTTTGATAAATCTGGAAGTTTTCTTATCTTTACGTTAATAAACTTGCAGATTTTATGATTAAAAATACGAATAACAGTCCTTCTTTATTCAGCAACCTATCAGACATGCTGAACCAATCGCACCCGCTTTACCAATTGGCAGACAAAATAGATTGGGGAAAATTTGAAACGGCTTTTCAACCTTTGTATTGTCAGGATAACGGCCGTCCCGGCAAGCCAATCCGTTTAATGTGCGGTTTGCTTATCCTGAAACACCTTCGTAACCTGTCGGATGAGTCTTTGGTAGAGCAATGGAGCGAAAACGCTTATTATCAGTATTTCTGTGGCATGCAGGAGTTTACCCCGTCTGCCCCTTGTGCGTCTTCAGAACTGGTTCATTTCCGCAAACGTATCGGTGAAAAGGGAATTGAACTCATTTTCCAGGAAAGTATCCGTGTGAATAACGACGATGATGATGGCCGTCATCATGATACGGCTTTTATTGATTCCACAGTTCAGGAAAAGAACATCACTTACCCCACGGATGCAAAGTTGCATAAGAAGATCGTGAAGAAAGTTCTTGGCATTGTAAAAAAGCTGGGACTTCCCCTGCGCCAAAGCTACACCTTTGTGCTGAAGAAGATCTATCGTGACCAGCGTTTCCGGAACCATCCCAAAAACAGGGAAAAAGCTCTCAGGGCGGACAGGCGTTTACGTACAATAGCCGGAAGACTTGTCAGGGAACTGAAGCGTAATCTTAAAGAGAATCACGACTATGATAAATTGCTCAGACTCTTTGAAACCGTTCTGTCCCAAAGGCGGAACAGCCGGAAAAAGATTTATTCCATCCATGAGCCGGACGTGCAATGTATCAGCAAGGGTAAAGAACATAAAAAATATGAATTCGGCAACAAGGTGTCCATCATACGTTCTGCCACAGGAATTATTCTTGGAGCCATATCCTTTCGCAATGAATATGACGGTCATACCATCGAGTCTTCCTTGGCGCAGGTAGAACGGTTAACCGGAAGGAAGATTAAAGTGCTGGCTGGTGATAGAGGATACAGAGGCAGGAAGGAAATTAACGGGACGAAGATTATGATTCCCGATGTTCCCAAGAAATCAGACAGCCGTTATCAGAAGCTGAAAAAACATAAACTTTTCTGCAAGCGTGCAGGTATAGAACCAACAATAGGTCACTTAAAGTCAGATTACCGATTGGGCCGCAACTTTTATAAAGGTGTGGTCGGGGATGCTGTGAACGTGCTACTGGCGGCAGCAGCCTATAACTTCAAAAGAGCCATGAAAGCTCTTTGGTGCATGCTTCATAAAATCTGCGAGATACTGTGGAAAAACGATATCTCGCAAAAATGGGCTTTTTAAGGGACGACTAGTTATGTACAGTGTCATTATCCATTCTTCCGAAGTTTATTGTGGAGTTATAACTGTCCAATAATAATAGCAGAGAGCATTTTTTTATTTCTTATTTTTCTTAATATCAATTTTAGAAAGAACATATTTATTAATTGGATTGGAAGATCTTGCTTTGCCGTTTTGTTAGTTCATATTGCTCCGTGTAGTACATATATTTCGTGGTTGAGAGCAGTTGATCAATCATATCAAGGAATTCTCTCGATCTTAATAAGTTCTATTATAATAATAGCTTATTATATAATTGCAGTTTTATTGGATCAACTGAGATTATTTATTTGGAATAAAGGAATACAGCCATTTTTAAGTAAAAAGTTTTTTTGTATATGAGAATATTAATGCTTACTACAAATTCCTCTTTGATGGATGGAATTAATAGGCATATTCTTACAATATCGACTGCACTTAACTCAAAAGAAAATTTTGAAGTCGCTGTTTGTACTGTAAACCCTAAGGGAGAGTTACATGCGGCTCTAGAAAAGCAGGGAGTTAAAACATACTCTCTCAATGCAACCAATGGCCACGATTGGCATATATTAAGGAGCTATTATCAAGTAATAAAAACATATAAGCCGGATATCGTTCATACTCACGTGATGGCGATCATGGAACGTATAATTTCGTCGCTTTTTTTCCGGAAGATAAAATATGTATTAACAATACATGGGATTGGCGATAAAGTTGAACATATCTCATTACGCATGCGGGTTGAATCCATGGTACAATATTTTTTCCCAATTCCGTACACTGCGATATGTTTCATCTCCAATGGTGTAAAACAGATGTTATCCATGCCATCAACGTATTCAGAGGTTATTTATAATGCACTTCCTTTCAAGTCGCATCCTTCTCCAGAATTTCAACTCCACCACCTTCTGAATTTACCGTTGTCTACTCCGATTATAGGAACATCTTGTAGAATTGCCAATGTGAAGAATCCGGTGGCATTTACAAAAGTTATGTGTAAGGTTCTTACTAATATCCCGGTGGCCCATGCTGTGATTATTGGAGATGGGAACGAGATCCTTAAGGGACAATGTAATGAGGTTATTCGGCAGTATAAGGTTGAAGATCGTTTTCATTGGCTTGGATATCGTCAAGATGCTCCTCGATTAGTGCGAGATCTAAATTGTTTTGTAATGACGAGTATCTGTGAAGGTCTGCCAACCAGCTTGTTGGAATGTATGGCGATTAAAACTCCGATTGCATTTTTAGAAGGAGTGGGCGGGTTGCAGGACCTGGCTCAATATAACAAGATGGAAGGTCCCATTGGAGTGACAGCGGCACCTGGCAATATAGAAGAATTTGCAAACAAAATAACTAAGCTTATTCAGGATCCAGCTATGGCTCGGCAATATGTAGACCGGGCATATGTCGTTGGTAAAAAATATTTCGATATTGAATCTGTTGCTGATAAACTTGCCCAATTATATATAAAAGTTCTATCATGAAAGGTATATCTCGATATTTAATAGGGATTATAATGCCGATTCTTCCTGAAACCCGATGTTTTGGGTTTAAACGATGGCTGTTGCGAGTTTGTGGTGCGAAGATTGGAACGAATGTTCGCATTTGTTCATCTGTAAAGTTCTTGGGATCCGGTGAATTAGAGATCGGTGATAATACATGGATAGGTCATCAATGTTTGATAAGTTCGTCTTCTAAAATAATAATTGGTGCAAACTGCGATCTAGCTCCAAGGGTATATATCGGGACTGGAACACATGAAATAACCGTTAATTGTGATCGTGTCGCCAGTATTGAGATAAGTAAGGATATAGAAATAGGCAACGGGTGTTGGCTATGTGCTAATACGACGATCCTTCCAGGAGTCGTAATTGGGGCGAAGTGTGTTGTAGCGGCAGGAGCTGTAGTTACAAAATCATTTAAAGAAGAGGCTTTGCTTTTAGCAGGTGTCCCTGCTATAGTCAAAAAAAGTTTAAGATAGTTGTTTTATGCATTCTTTTTCCCATAGGAGAAGTTTTATTGAGAAATGTGGTATCCTGATAGGATGTGTACTCATTGCCAATAATATAGCTTTTATCCCCAGCATTGGAGCTATATATTATCTTATTATGATGATCGTGCTGCTGTTGATGTTGTACAAATCATCCAAGATGCGAGTGTCTGGGGGAATGATATGGTTATATATTACATGTATAATAAGTATTATTCTTAATGATGTACCAACATTCTTCCATCCATATATGCGATTTGGTTCATTTTTTATGATGACGGCCTTGTTGTCTCCATTTGTAGTGTCTGTGACTTTTACTCGATTTCGTATTCAGACCTTTGCAACAATAATGGGCCTTTTGCAATATGTTATAGTTGGTTCTATTTTATTTAGAATTATTGGATTAGGATATGAGAAAGGATACTTTCAAGGGATAACTAACCATTCAATGGTTCTAGGACCTTTTGCAACGTTATCCGCGCTTTTTTGTATTTATCAATTGTTAGCAAACCATAAGAATAGGAAGCGTAAAATATTCTATTTCTCGCTTTTAGCTTGTTCTTTGTTTTGTGTCTTACAAGCAGCATCACGGACAGCATTTATCGGTTGTATAGTTTCAATATTTATCTTTTTATTAATATATTACCATCGTAATTTCCCCAAGTATGTAAAACTTATGATTTCTATAGGGTGTGTTTTAGTATTGACGTTCCCATTGTGGCAACAATATTTAGATAAACTTCTAGAGAAAAATCGAGGGGCTTCAAGTGAATTATCTATGGATTCAAGAGAGGCTCATTGGAATCAGCGTATAAAAGAATTTAAATATAGCCCAATTATCGGAATCGGCTTTGCGTCAGTCAATTCAAATAGCCAAGAAGGAAGTACTTTTAGTGATGATGGAAAGGTGGAGACCGGAAGTTCCTGGCTTTGTATCCTTTCTATGACCGGCCTTTGTGGTTTTGCTGGAATGCTTATTCTTTATATTTCTAGTTTCGTAAAACTATGGCGGCTACGTTATGACACACCGTTGTTAAGTAGTTTCTTAATCGCAGTTTTGTGTTTTTGGGTTTTGCATATGATTGCAGAAGGATATATCTATGCAGCTGGGAGCGTATTATTTTTTTGTGTGTGGTTGTTGATTGGGATAGTTTATGGCATTTCTCGAAATAAGCAATTTGCATATGAACTGCAATATAAGCTACATCAGTAGAGACCATTCGATTTGGATTAAA is a genomic window containing:
- a CDS encoding DapH/DapD/GlmU-related protein, producing the protein MKGISRYLIGIIMPILPETRCFGFKRWLLRVCGAKIGTNVRICSSVKFLGSGELEIGDNTWIGHQCLISSSSKIIIGANCDLAPRVYIGTGTHEITVNCDRVASIEISKDIEIGNGCWLCANTTILPGVVIGAKCVVAAGAVVTKSFKEEALLLAGVPAIVKKSLR
- a CDS encoding acyltransferase family protein, translating into MSLIISDQIKKRQSNIELLRGLSMLFILIVHSNYMGITALYNRPYDIESFTRFLIEAIGIVGVNCFILISGYFGIQLRVKKFISLIFQIYFFSILSLVIYLLCNGFENIHSSIYIKSLFPVTNYIWFVPCYFLLMLFSPIVNTWLQNTPPRKILLLAGLIYVVSYYWEVVWKQSFSFGGYSWGFFILLYIAGHLIRRYCTSHSISIKICLLGYLGCVLLLMGIS
- a CDS encoding polysaccharide pyruvyl transferase family protein, which translates into the protein MIRRFRANIGQLVAFTRQYVQWRHIIATIPPYFNRQERLVIVPCDPWTVGGSRGDEAMLMAVMQQYRLIDPQIPVIIVVNDEAGCEYVRSLPIENIAALPVWNGSYPLSRIYHEVLAQKPSHVVLLGADCMDGHYSPLLSLTLLNLHDLFSRTPGIESRLLGFSFNDKPYRPLCFAFDHIADTTIINLRDPVSYDRFCRKVSIHAGLVADAAFMLQPDSRFEGFKRLESWIRVRREIGKRIVIGFNFHPMLRNYTGVEEIKSDAFVLAHNLERILQERPDVDFVLIPHDNRSRLTDNLMLEVIYSYLCQKQWQDRLYYDAEVYRAPQLKAICSLIDGLISSRMHLAIAALGQGKSVMAASYQGKFEGLFQHFKLPETYLLNPDAFISDAMIFVFYNYLNYLEELTNQVKKMLPSVVRLSQKNLL
- a CDS encoding glycosyltransferase yields the protein MKKILVAADVATHPCVGGNIQCIMQYIDNLRTLGFDIYYLLIGTQGLSADAIRSTLEYWGDHGFYYPVPGWQNFLQRVYKRITHQAYPDNIDFYYPIGLNSFVNHLNLVYGFKGLIVNYIWESRLAYCDIPVKAIYTHDVFAYRDERMDAGHNWHHHSVAEEAKGVRRFPYIFAIQDVERDYFRYLAPKSDVRSVYSSFKFVEQPVTGSKNILFFSGGGDLNIEAIRRFIRDVYPLLLEQDAGIHLLIGGNICSYLNPDELPRNVELKGRYDDPDNFYIQGDICINPVFEGSGLKIKTFEALAHGKVTIVDPHSSIGIYRSEESPLIIARTADEYISAIKMYMGNRLTLEEKRQQCKEYIDSLNDYILEQYRSVFAN
- a CDS encoding IS5 family transposase — encoded protein: MIKNTNNSPSLFSNLSDMLNQSHPLYQLADKIDWGKFETAFQPLYCQDNGRPGKPIRLMCGLLILKHLRNLSDESLVEQWSENAYYQYFCGMQEFTPSAPCASSELVHFRKRIGEKGIELIFQESIRVNNDDDDGRHHDTAFIDSTVQEKNITYPTDAKLHKKIVKKVLGIVKKLGLPLRQSYTFVLKKIYRDQRFRNHPKNREKALRADRRLRTIAGRLVRELKRNLKENHDYDKLLRLFETVLSQRRNSRKKIYSIHEPDVQCISKGKEHKKYEFGNKVSIIRSATGIILGAISFRNEYDGHTIESSLAQVERLTGRKIKVLAGDRGYRGRKEINGTKIMIPDVPKKSDSRYQKLKKHKLFCKRAGIEPTIGHLKSDYRLGRNFYKGVVGDAVNVLLAAAAYNFKRAMKALWCMLHKICEILWKNDISQKWAF
- a CDS encoding glycosyltransferase family 4 protein, whose protein sequence is MKPKLLVVSLHLSGGCFQYSNELIARLNLDKEVYIPSKCLEPINLKHYKTLRFYGYNILLRWLSLFSFLVRMYIGAKLGRYHALLLCGFTSWDYYIMKVWAKTGKTSFYIVHDGKLHLGEASEKNQRQLTDIMSHATSLIFLSHYVHQLVVNNYGIDKPFYIAPHGLIDYGPLPHVDKKQLRPILLFIGRVSKYKGVDLLLEAIKRVPDSLYDRLIIAGKWEYKNTIDYDSKKVEIIDKWLSNEEILQYIAASDIMIFPYLEATQSGVATLAINYLRPSIVTDVGAFKEQFNDQSAVFVRPDSGDLSKAIIDLLQHLERLNSMKRALQQQKKEYSWKQIVDNLSGYLEQNL
- a CDS encoding O-antigen ligase is translated as MMIVLLLMLYKSSKMRVSGGMIWLYITCIISIILNDVPTFFHPYMRFGSFFMMTALLSPFVVSVTFTRFRIQTFATIMGLLQYVIVGSILFRIIGLGYEKGYFQGITNHSMVLGPFATLSALFCIYQLLANHKNRKRKIFYFSLLACSLFCVLQAASRTAFIGCIVSIFIFLLIYYHRNFPKYVKLMISIGCVLVLTFPLWQQYLDKLLEKNRGASSELSMDSREAHWNQRIKEFKYSPIIGIGFASVNSNSQEGSTFSDDGKVETGSSWLCILSMTGLCGFAGMLILYISSFVKLWRLRYDTPLLSSFLIAVLCFWVLHMIAEGYIYAAGSVLFFCVWLLIGIVYGISRNKQFAYELQYKLHQ
- a CDS encoding glycosyltransferase family 4 protein, with product MRILMLTTNSSLMDGINRHILTISTALNSKENFEVAVCTVNPKGELHAALEKQGVKTYSLNATNGHDWHILRSYYQVIKTYKPDIVHTHVMAIMERIISSLFFRKIKYVLTIHGIGDKVEHISLRMRVESMVQYFFPIPYTAICFISNGVKQMLSMPSTYSEVIYNALPFKSHPSPEFQLHHLLNLPLSTPIIGTSCRIANVKNPVAFTKVMCKVLTNIPVAHAVIIGDGNEILKGQCNEVIRQYKVEDRFHWLGYRQDAPRLVRDLNCFVMTSICEGLPTSLLECMAIKTPIAFLEGVGGLQDLAQYNKMEGPIGVTAAPGNIEEFANKITKLIQDPAMARQYVDRAYVVGKKYFDIESVADKLAQLYIKVLS